From one Lycium barbarum isolate Lr01 chromosome 6, ASM1917538v2, whole genome shotgun sequence genomic stretch:
- the LOC132600029 gene encoding probable carboxylesterase 9, with protein MSKFDPYDHLSVVLNKNGSLTRLLAFPTTQATGDQEHLPGQAVVSKDITLNADKKTWIRLYRPSKLPSNDKSIAKLPIIVYFHAGGWIHFSIANTMIHEGCNHLSSEVPAIVVAVEYRLAPENKLPAQYYDAIDAILWIKNQALDSVNGEKWLREYGDFSRCYLYGVSCGGNIAFNSALKLLDRQIEPLRINGIIMNQPLFGGKTRTKSEMRLATDTFFPLPVIDVLWDLALPQGTDRDHRFCNPMVDGPYRDKIKNLGRCLVIGFGGDPLVDRQQDFVQMLVKEGIMVEARFDDVGFHGIDVVDSRRAAAITNFIKEFI; from the exons ATGTCAAAATTTGATCCTTACGACCACCTCAGTGTGGTGCTCAACAAAAATGGAAGTTTAACTCGTCTCCTTGCTTTTCCTACAACCCAAGCTACTGGTGATCAAGAACATCTCCCTGGCCAAGCTGTTGTTAGCAAAGATATCACTTTAAATGCAGACAAGAAAACTTGGATCAGACTTTATCGTCCGAGTAAATTGCCCTCCAATGACAAATCTATCGCAAAACTTCCCATCATAGTTTACTTCCATGCAG GAGGATGGATTCATTTCAGCATAGCAAATACCATGATCCATGAAGGTTGCAACCATCTCTCTAGTGAAGTCCCTGCCATAGTTGTCGCCGTGGAATATCGTCTCGCACCGGAAAACAAGCTCCCTGCACAGTACTACGATGCGATCGACGCGATTCTTTGGATCAAGAACCAAGCATTGGATAGTGTTAATGGTGAAAAATGGCTAAGGGAATATGGAGATTTCTCTAGGTGTTACCTCTATGGAGTGAGCTGTGGAGGGAACATTGCTTTCAATTCAGCACTTAAACTTCTCGATCGACAAATAGAGCCGTTACGTATCAATGGGATCATAATGAACCAACCCCTTTTTGGTGGAAAAACGAGGACAAAATCTGAAATGAGGCTAGCCACAGATACATTTTTTCCCTTGCCAGTAATTGATGTGTTATGGGATTTGGCATTGCCACAAGGGACTGATAGGGATCATAGGTTTTGTAATCCAATGGTGGATGGGCCATATAGGGACAAGATCAAGAACCTTGGGAGGTGTTTGGTGATTGGATTTGGTGGGGACCCTTTGGTCGATAGGCAACAAGATTTTGTGCAAATGTTagtgaaggaagggattatggtGGAAGCTAGGTTTGATGATGTTGGATTCCATGGAATTGATGTGGTTGATAGTCGAAGAGCTGCTGCTATTACTAATTTTATTAAGGAGTTCATTTGA
- the LOC132600030 gene encoding LOB domain-containing protein 31-like has protein sequence MSSGGGPCGACKFLRRKCVRDCIFAPYFDSEQGMSHFAAVHKVFGASNASKLLLTIPPNKRLETVITLCYEALARVRDPVYGCVGHIFSLQQQAVTLQAELAYVQARISTLQHSLPMAPTPSLAEVGACCSNISSSVCTMDPLIDVTGLCDVLDQQLDNCDLHTVAVDFVSRH, from the exons ATGAGCAGTGGTGGTGGGCCTTGTGGTGCATGCAAGTTTCTTAGAAGGAAGTGTGTGAGGGATTGCATATTTGCACCTTATTTTGACTCAGAACAAGGCATGTCACACTTTGCTGCTGTGCATAAGGTGTTTGGAGCTAGCAATGCCTCCAAACTATTGCTCACAATTCCACCAAACAAGCGCCTTGAAACTGTTATTACTCTCTGTTATGAGGCTCTCGCTAGAGTTAGAGACCCTGTCTATGGCTGTGTTGGCCACATCTTTTCCCTTCAGCAacag GCTGTGACATTGCAAGCAGAGTTAGCTTACGTTCAAGCCCGTATTTCCACCCTGCAGCACAGCCTCCCAATGGCACCAACACCATCGCTGGCAGAAGTAGGAGCATGTTGTTCTAACATATCATCATCGGTGTGTACTATGGATCCTTTGATCGATGTAACAGGCTTATGTGATGTGTTGGATCAACAACTGGATAATTGTGACCTCCATACAGTTGCTGTAGACTTTGTCTCCAGGCATTAA